Proteins from one Pseudomonas bijieensis genomic window:
- the dinG gene encoding ATP-dependent DNA helicase DinG, giving the protein MISTELKTTIQGAYSRFLEAKSLKPRYGQRLMIAEVAKVLGDIDTDDEGRRSGEPAVVAVEAGTGTGKTVAYSLAAIPTAKAAGKRLVIATATVALQEQIVYKDLPDLMRNSGLNFTFALAKGRGRYMCLSKLDMLLQEGQAQTATAQLFEEEGFKIEVDEASQKLFTSMIEKLAGNKWDGDRDSWSTALEDADWSRLTTDHSQCTNRHCPNFGQCAFYKAREGMGKVDVIVTNHDMVLADLALGGGAVLPDPRDTIYVFDEGHHLPDKAIGHFAHYTRLRSTADWLETTAKNLTKLLAQHPLPGDLGKFIEQVPELAREIKTNQQFMFTACEQVADFKPGEDVEGRERPRHRFVGGVIPEHMREMGIELKKGFARLTDLFTRLTDLLKEGMDGEVNIGIASNQAEEWYPLFGSLLSRSQGNWELWTAFTAEDPEDNPPMARWLTLAESGSLFDIEVNASPILAAEMLRRNLWNVAYGALVTSATLTALGTFDRFRMRAGLPKKAVTAVVPSPFHHADAGVLRVPDLKADPRDAAAHTAAIIRDLPELVEGSRGTLVLFSSRKQMQDVFDGLDRDWRKQVFIQGNLSKQETLNKHKARVDGGDSSVLFGLASFAEGVDLPGAYCEHVVIAKIPFSVPDDPVEAALAEWIEARGGNPFMEISVPDASLKLVQACGRLLRTEEDRGTITLLDRRLVTQRYGKAILNALPPFRREIS; this is encoded by the coding sequence ATGATCAGCACCGAACTCAAAACCACGATCCAGGGCGCCTATTCGCGTTTTCTCGAAGCCAAGAGCCTCAAGCCGCGATATGGCCAGCGCCTGATGATTGCCGAAGTGGCAAAAGTCCTGGGTGACATCGACACCGATGACGAAGGCCGGCGCAGTGGCGAGCCCGCCGTCGTGGCGGTGGAGGCCGGCACCGGTACCGGCAAGACCGTGGCCTATAGCCTTGCGGCGATCCCCACCGCCAAGGCCGCCGGCAAGCGCCTGGTGATTGCCACCGCGACCGTCGCCCTGCAGGAGCAGATCGTCTACAAGGACCTGCCCGACCTGATGCGCAATAGCGGCCTGAACTTCACGTTCGCGCTGGCCAAGGGCCGTGGGCGCTACATGTGCCTGTCCAAGCTCGACATGCTGCTCCAGGAAGGCCAGGCGCAGACCGCCACGGCCCAGCTGTTCGAAGAAGAAGGCTTCAAGATCGAAGTCGATGAGGCCAGCCAGAAGCTGTTTACCAGCATGATCGAGAAACTGGCCGGCAATAAGTGGGACGGCGACCGCGACAGCTGGTCCACGGCCCTGGAAGACGCCGACTGGTCGCGCCTGACCACTGACCATAGCCAATGCACCAACCGCCATTGCCCGAACTTCGGCCAGTGCGCCTTCTACAAGGCCCGCGAAGGCATGGGCAAGGTCGACGTCATCGTCACCAACCACGACATGGTCCTGGCCGACCTGGCCCTGGGCGGTGGCGCGGTGCTGCCGGACCCGCGCGACACGATCTACGTATTCGACGAAGGCCATCACCTGCCGGACAAGGCCATCGGCCATTTCGCCCATTACACCCGGCTACGCTCCACCGCCGACTGGCTGGAAACCACCGCCAAGAACCTCACCAAACTGCTGGCCCAGCATCCATTGCCGGGTGACCTGGGCAAGTTCATCGAGCAAGTGCCGGAGCTGGCGCGGGAAATCAAGACGAACCAGCAGTTCATGTTCACCGCCTGCGAGCAAGTGGCCGACTTCAAGCCCGGCGAAGACGTCGAGGGCCGCGAGCGGCCACGCCATCGCTTCGTCGGCGGGGTGATTCCTGAACACATGCGCGAAATGGGCATCGAGCTCAAGAAAGGCTTCGCCCGCCTGACCGATCTGTTCACCCGCCTGACCGACCTGCTCAAGGAAGGCATGGATGGCGAGGTCAACATCGGCATCGCCAGCAACCAGGCCGAGGAATGGTACCCGCTATTTGGCAGCCTGTTGTCCCGCTCCCAGGGCAACTGGGAACTGTGGACGGCCTTCACCGCCGAAGACCCGGAGGACAACCCGCCGATGGCGCGGTGGCTGACCCTGGCCGAGAGCGGTTCGCTGTTCGACATCGAGGTCAATGCCAGCCCGATCCTGGCGGCGGAAATGCTGCGTCGCAATCTGTGGAACGTGGCCTACGGCGCGTTGGTGACATCCGCCACGCTGACCGCCCTGGGCACGTTCGACCGTTTCCGCATGCGCGCCGGCCTGCCGAAGAAAGCCGTGACCGCGGTGGTTCCGAGCCCCTTCCATCACGCCGATGCCGGCGTGTTGCGGGTGCCAGACCTCAAGGCCGACCCACGGGATGCCGCCGCCCACACTGCGGCGATCATTCGTGACTTGCCGGAATTGGTGGAAGGCTCGCGGGGCACCCTGGTGTTGTTTTCCTCGCGTAAACAGATGCAGGACGTGTTCGATGGGCTTGACCGTGACTGGCGCAAACAGGTGTTCATCCAGGGCAACCTGTCGAAGCAGGAAACCCTGAACAAGCACAAGGCGCGGGTCGACGGCGGGGACTCCAGCGTGCTCTTCGGCCTGGCGAGTTTTGCCGAAGGCGTGGATTTGCCCGGTGCCTATTGCGAGCACGTGGTGATCGCCAAGATCCCGTTCTCCGTCCCTGACGATCCGGTGGAAGCCGCGCTGGCCGAGTGGATCGAAGCCCGTGGCGGCAACCCGTTCATGGAAATCTCCGTGCCGGACGCATCGCTGAAACTGGTCCAGGCCTGTGGCCGCTTGCTGCGTACCGAAGAGGACCGCGGCACCATCACCTTGCTTGACCGCAGGCTGGTAACCCAGCGCTACGGCAAGGCGATCCTCAATGCGCTGCCACCGTTTCGGCGGGAGATTTCCTAG